One window of Aphelocoma coerulescens isolate FSJ_1873_10779 chromosome 17, UR_Acoe_1.0, whole genome shotgun sequence genomic DNA carries:
- the C5 gene encoding complement C5: protein MTLLIYFILLLFSGTTFSQEKTYVLTAPKIFRAGASEKVVVQAFGYEEEFPVNIALKSFPDKLAVYSSARISLTPANKFQDAVTLTVQPTDLPRTDNSDKYLYLEAVSPHFTRFKKIPVSYENGFLFIHTDKPIYTPDQSVKVRVYSLNEELRPAQRETVLTFVDPEGVEVDILEENDFTGIVSFPDFKIPTNPKYGIWKIKAKYKKDFVTSAVAKFEVKEYAMPSFSIVIEPESNFISSDKFESFRIVVKASYFSNKKLPSADVFLRFGIIEESEKRMMPQAMHVTRIENGVARINFNSKRAASSIGFDSLEALDGSYLYIVASVLESTGGLSGEVEFAGVRFAVSPYKLSLIATPLFVKPGLPFFIKVQVKDTMDDFVGNVPVTVTAKSLSEQMDETQLISEGSESGRRKTSISDGTALFVVNIPSNSKMLEFQVKTADPHLSDENQASKTYEAKAYSSPSQSYLYINWASNHKTLEVGDVININVYPRSHYIDKIHHYSYLITSKGKTVSFGTQERIKDLEYEHLTFQITQEMVPSARLIVYYIVMGEEAAELVADSVWLNVEQKCGNSLDIKLQSSKETLKPAEVVSLTMKTQSSSFVALSAMDKAIYGVTGRRRRAMEKIMLQLEKSDLGCGAGGGQNNIAVFRMAGLTFLTNANADDSEEAGEPCNEVLRTKRSDFREKIHEEVSKYRNPEIRQCCMAGVKAYPVSETCRDRAQRIRRNQRCISAFKNCCEFANRLRLEEPNKLLILARMHFEALLELDEAQVRSYFPESWLWEVHQVSSRSKTLSVTLPDSLTTWEVQGVGISDRGICAAAPLEIQVMKDIFLSIYVPYSVVRGEQIELKGSVYNHKASAIKFCVKIAAGNGICTFGDSASAGSGMQSCKFKNLDGGSSSAITFRILPLELGLHTVNFTLLSPRNSEIVVKTLRVMPEGIKKELHAGFTLDPQGVYGSIKRRQEFRYKVPLNLVPKTQIDRSVSVKGHLMGEVTATILSPSGLQMLTSLPKGSAEAELMSIAPVFYVFRYLEESDNWHLLGPETLRSRTQMRRKMKEGIVSILSFRNADYSYSMWKNGQASTWLTAFALRVLGQVNQYIDLDQKSICDSLLWLIDNCQMPDGSFNEFSNYQPVKLQGTLPRQAKEKSLYLTAFCIIGIDKSIKICPTQKIHDAKSRAGDYLVQNVQLAQSPFTMAITSYALALVDLNHNSARAAFSALKKEAFVIGDPPIYRFWKDAFKTQDQPAPSSVTAQMVETTAYALLTTLLRGDENYAKPIIKWLSEEQRYGGGFYSTQDTINALEALTEYSLLVKRLNLDMDVKVSYKNGGSLNLFKLTENNFVGRTVTAPLQDDLYVSTGSSTGIATVNVRTVYNILGTSEESCNFELKIVPKRDDGRIRQDGEPLGHLEACAKYRPSASEPRSGSAHAVMDIGLVSGVEANPEDLSTLASGVDQLIADYEIKDGHVLLQIDSVPAHKFLCVGFRISELFRVGMLNPATFTVYEYHAPDKRCTILYNPYGNEKLVRLCEGDECKCMEAECGKVQERLDRSISAESRREAACQRDIAYVYKVNILSRSEEGFFVKYSATLLDLYKRGQAFAQKNNEITFVKKKTCTDVDLSPGEQYLIMGKEALKISIGYSFKFQYPLDSSTWIEWWPSNAACTSCQEFLNTMDDFAEDLLISGC, encoded by the exons ATGActcttttaatatattttattcttttgctATTTTCTGGAACGACTTTTAGCCAAGAGAAAAC ATATGTCCTTACAGCACCAAAGATCTTCCGAGCTGGGGCCTCTGAGAAAGTTGTAGTTCAAGCTTTTGGTTATGAGGAGGAATTTCCAGTCAATATTGCCCTAAAAAGCTTTCCAGATAAGCTCGCTGTGTATTCGTCTGCTCGGATTTCCTTAACTCCAGCCAACAAATTCCAAGATGCTGTAACTTTAACA GTTCAACCAACAGATTTACCAAGAACAGATAATTCAGACAAGTATTTGTATTTGGAAGCTGTTTCTCCACAtttcacaagatttaaaaaaattcctgtTTCCTATGAGAATGGGTTTCTTTTTATTCATACAGACAAACCAATTTATACTCCTGATCAGTCAG TGAAAGTCCGAGTTTACTCTCTGAATGAAGAACTGCGGCCAGCTCAGAGAGAGACTGTCCTGACTTTTGTG GATCCTGAAGGAGTAGAAGTGgatattttggaagaaaatgatTTTACTGGAATAGTTTCTTTTCCTGACTTCAAGATTCCTACTAATCCTAA GTATGGAATTTGGAAGATTAAAGCCAAGTACAAGAAGGATTTTGTGACCTCAGCTGTGGCAAAATTTGAAGTTAAGGAGTACG CTATGCCAAGCTTTTCCATCGTCATCGAGCCAGAGAGTAACTTCATTAGTTCGGATAAATTTGAGAGCTTCAGGATTGTTGTGAAAGCTAG CTATTTTTCCAACAAAAAGCTTCCAAGTGCTGATGTTTTTCTTCGTTTTGGAATAATTGAAGAAAGTGAGAAAAGAATGATGCCTCAGGCAATGCATGTAACGAGG ATTGAAAATGGAGTTGCTAGGATCAATTTTAACAGTAAGAGAGCAGCAAGTTCTATAGGGTTTGACAGTCTGGAAGCACTGGATGGGTCATATTTATATATTGTGGCATCAGTGTTGGAGTCTACAG GTGGCCTCAGTGGAGAAGTAGAGTTTGCTGGAGTCAGGTTTGCTGTCTCTCCTTACAAGCTGAGTTTGATTGCTACTCCTCTCTTTGTGAAGCCTGGACTTCCCTTCTTCATTAAG GTGCAGGTGAAAGACACCATGGATGACTTTGTGGGAAACGTCCCTGTAACTGTCACTGCAAAATCACTTAGTGAGCAAATGGATGAGACTCAGTTGATATCAGAGGGTTCAGAAtctgggagaagaaaaacaagcatCAGTGATGGAACTGCTTTGTTTGTTGTTAATATCCCATCAAACAGCAAAATGTTGGAGTTTCAA GTAAAAACTGCAGATCCACATCTTTCAGATGAAAACCAAGCAAGTAAAACCTATGAAGCAAAAGCTTATTCATCCCCGAGTCAGAGTTATCTCTATATCAACTGGGCTTCAAACCACAAAACCCTGGAAGTGGGGGATGTAATAAATATTAATGTATATCCACGGAGTCACTACATTGATAAAATACATCACTACAGCTATTTG aTCACATCAAAAGGGAAGACAGTAAGCTTTGGAACTCAGGAGAGAATTAAGGATTTGGAATATGAGCATCTAACTTTTCAGATAACCCAAGAAATGGTTCCTTCAGCACGTCTTATTGTTTACTACATAGTCATGGGAGAAGAAGCTGCAGAGTTAGTGGCTGATTCAGTTTGGCTGAATGTGGAACAGAAATGTGGGAATAGCCTTGAT ATTAAGCTGCAGTCAAGCAAAGAGACACTGAAGCCAGCAGAGGTTGTATCACTCACCATGAAAACCCAGTCCAGCTCCTTTGTTGCTTTGTCAGCTATGGACAAGGCAATATATGGAGTCacaggaagaaggaggagagcAATGGAAAAG AtaatgctgcagctggagaagagTGACcttggctgtggggctgggggaggacaGAACAACATCGCCGTGTTCCGAATGGCCGGGCTCACCTTTCTGACCAACGCAAACGCTGATGACTCAGAGGAAGCAG GTGAACCTTGCAATGAAGTGTTAAGAACCAAACGGTCTGACTTCAGGGAAAAGATACATGAAGAAg tatccAAATACCGGAATCCAGAAATCCGGCAGTGCTGCATGGCCGGAGTAAAGGCATATCCAGTCTCTgagacctgcagggacagagctcAGAGAATTCGGAGAAACCAAAGATGCATTTCTGcattcaaaaactgctgtgaatTTGCCAACAGGCTGCGGCTGGAAGAGCCAAATAAGCTCCTAATATTGGCCAGAATGC ATTTTGAGGCTCTCTTGGAACTGGATGAGGCACAAGTTCGTAGCTACTTCCCTGAAAGCTGGTTATGGGAAGTCCACCAAGTTTCTTCAAG GTCCAAGACTCTGTCTGTCACCTTGCCTGACTCACTGACCACCTGGGAAGTACAAGGTGTTGGTATTTCAGATAGAG gtatttgtgctgctgcacctTTGGAAATCCAGGTTATGAAGGATATCTTCCTGAGCATTTATGTTCCTTATTCTGTGGTACGAGGGGAGCAAATTGAGTTAAAAGGATCCGTTTATAACCATAAAGCCTCTGCAATTAAG TTCTGTGTTAAAATAGCAGCTGGAAATGGAATCTGTACTTTTGGAGATTCTGCAAGTGCTGGATCGGGGATGCAGAGCTGTAAATTTAAGAATCTGGACGGTGGTTCTTCCTCAGCAATTACATTCCGGATACTCCCACTGGAATTGGGTCTTCACACTGTCAATTTTACATTGCTGAGCCCCAGGAACAGTGAAATTGTAGTTAAAACTTTACGTGTCATg CCAGAAGGCATTAAGAAAGAACTTCATGCAGGTTTCACTTTGGATCCACAGGGTGTTTATG GTTCAATCAAGAGACGACAAGAATTTCGATACAAAGTCCCACTAAATCTGGTCCCTAAAACACAAATTGACAGAAGTGTCAGTGTAAAAG GACATCTTATGGGTGAAGTGACTGCCACGATCCTGAGTCCCAGTGGCCTGCAGATGCTGACCAGCCTGCCCAAGGGCAGTGCAGAGGCTGAGCTCATGAGCATTGCCCCAGTATTTTATGTGTTCCGCTACCTGGAAGAGTCGGATAACTGGCATTTACTGGGCCCTGAGACCTTGAGGTCAAGAACTCagatgaggaggaagatgaaagAAG GAATTGTGAGCATCTTGTCATTCAGGAATGCTGACTACTCCTACAGCATGTGGAAGAATGGGCAAGCTAGCACATG GTtgacagcttttgctttaaGGGTTCTTGGACAAGTTAATCAATACATTGATCTCGATCAAAAGTCTATTTGTGATTCTCTTCTGTGGCTGATTGATAACTGTCAGATGCCAGATGGGTCATTCAATGAATTTTCAAACTACCAACCAGTGAAACTGCAG GGTACATTACCTCGACAAGctaaagaaaaatctttgtaTCTCACAGCATTTTGTATTATTGGAATCGACAAGTCAATTAAAATATGTCCTACTCAG AAAATCCACGATgccaagagcagagcaggggattATTTGGTGCAGAATGTGCAGCTGGCCCAGAGCCCCTTCACCATGGCCATCACCTCGTACGCCCTGGCCCTGGTGGACCTCAACCACAACTCGGCACGGGCGGCCTTCTCTGCCCTGAAGAAGGAGGCTTTTGTCATAG GTGACCCTCCCATCTATAGGTTTTGGAAAGATGCTTTCAAAACACAAGACcagccagcccccagctctgtcACTGCACAAATGGTTGAAACCACAGCCTATGCCTTGCTCACTACTTTGCTAAGAGGGGATGAAAACTATGCCAAGCCCATCATCAAATGGCTCTCTGAAGAACAGAGATATGGGGGAGGATTTTATTCCACACAG GACACTATTAATGCCCTTGAGGCCTTGACTGAATATTCCCTTCTTGTCAAACGGCTGAATTTGGACATGGATGTTAAAGTATCCTACAAAAACGGAGGATCCCTAAACTTATTTAAACTGACAGAAAACAATTTTGTGGGAAGAACTGTGACA GCACCTTTGCAAGATGACCTATATGTGAgcactggcagcagcactggcatAGCTACAGTAAAT GTGAGGACAGTGTATAACATCCTTGGTACTTCTGAAGAGTCCTGTAACTTTGAACTGAAGATTGTTCCAAAGAGAGATGATG GTCGCATAAGACAAGATGGGGAACccctggggcacctggaggCTTGTGCAAA GTACAGGCCCAGTGCGAGTGAGCCCCGGTCGGGGTCTGCTCATGCTGTGATGGACATAGGGCTGGTCAGTGGAGTGGAAGCCAATCCAGAGGATTTATCTACT CTTGCAAGTGGAGTTGATCAGTTGATAGCAGATTATGAGATAAAAGATGGGCATGTTCTCCTGCAGATAGACTCT GTGCCAGCTCATAAGTTCCTGTGTGTTGGCTTCCGGATCAGTGAGCTTTTCCGGGTTGGAATGCTGAATCCTGCCACCTTCACTGTGTATGAATATCATGCACCAG ATAAAAGATGCACTATACTTTATAACCCCTACGGAAATGAAAAACTTGTGAGATTGTGTGAAGGAGATGAATGCAAATGCATGGAAG CTGAGTGTGGTAAAGTCCAGGAGAGACTCGACAGGTCGATAAGTGctgagagcaggagagaggctgCCTGCCAGAGGGACATTGCATATG